The nucleotide window TTCACTTTGGGCATATCAACGATGTGCGTTTTATTATCGATAATCAGTTTTTCTTTTTTAGCGATAGGTACATCTGCCCACCAATACCAGGGCGATACGCCGATCTGTTCGCTCAAGCTGTAAATGCCGTACGTAGTCCCACGTTTGTTTGCGCCAATAATCACCAGCGCACGCTGCACCTGAGGCAATGGTTGTTCGACCACTTGTATCTGGTAGGCATCCCACTGGTTGCGAATATTGCTCACATCCACTTTTTTTGCAGCAACTAATTGATCGATCAGTTGGCTTTTGCCCAGGGTGCCAATAATGACGGCCTGGATATTCTTGCCGTTTGGCTGATGATTAAGTGGAAGTGTTTGGCCGGTGACTTTTGCAATATCACTTTGCAGGTTGCGCGCAGCGCGCAGCACACCCGGAAAATCATGGTTGTCGATAATTAATTCGGCAACCACTTTTTTGTCCGTCAACACCACATTGTTGTGCGCGTTTTCAGTGAGCCAGGATTTCTCCCCCAGCGCAAAACAGCTGGGGGAAAGTAATAGGATTAACCATAAACAGCATAGTCTGCGCATTATTCTGCCCTCGCGTGGATACCCAGTAGTGTTCCGACAAATCCGCCAGCAACTTCAGTGCTCAGGATTTTTGCATCGGCATTTTCCAGCACCGGTTTTTTATGGCCATCTTTATTGTGGTAGTAAAAACTGATCTTGCCTGCATCGCCTTCTATCGCCAACTGCAAAGGTTTGCCAAGATCGGTGGGCGATAATGTGCGGATGACTTTCGGTGCACTTTTATTGGCTTGTTCAATAAACAGCTGCGTTTTGCCATTGATGGTGGTTGCACCAAAATAATAGTGCGCCGTTTCGCTTTGCAGTGCGACGATTCCTGCTGAGACTTTGCCAGCCTGATTTTTTTCAGAAGGTACATCCAATTGGGTGCTGGCACTAAAGCGAGTGTGTTGTTGGCGACGGCCCAGAAATGCCGGTTGCTCCAGTTGATCCAGTGTTACGTTTAATGCCTGTAATTGAATGCGATTATTTTTCAATGCATAAAAGGGCGAATCAGCAGTGCGTAAACTGACCCAATGATGCTGCAATGCGCTGCCGGAAAAATTATCCTGCCAGATAAAATTTCCGGTCATAGGTTCAATGTTTTTGTTGTTGGCCGATGTTGCAGCTGACATTTTGGGTTTATCAAGTTGGTAGGGAATTTCTTTGCCTTGTTCCAAAATCATGGGCCAGCCGTTTTTCCAATTGACCGGCAATAAAAAAGTTTCGCGGCCAGTGTTGTAGGCGGTTTTATCGTAAGCACGTGTTGCTAAAAATACGGCCCACCATTCACCTTCTGTGGTTTGCACTATATCGGCATGGCCAGCGGTGGTGATGGGGTTGGGGCGATTAATATCCAGATCGCGTTGGGTCAGGATAGGATTGCCTTTGTAAGGTTCAAACGGTTTGCTTAAATCTTTGGTACGGAATATCACTGCACTGTGTTCGTAACCGGTGCCGCCTTCGGCGCAGAGCAAATAATACCAACCGTTAATTTTGTAGAGGTGTGGAGCTTCAATCCAAATCGGTTTTTTGGCTAGATCGGTACCGCCATTTACAATCACGCGGCCAGACTCTTTGATAATTTTTTGCTTCTCAAGGTCAAATTCCCACAACCAAATTGCGCGGTGGCCTTCATAGAGTGGCTCACCTATGGGGGCGTCGTTATGCGCGATATAAACGCGGCCATCATCATCGAAAAAAATATCCGGATCTATGCCGCCAACTTCCGGCAGCAAAATGGGCTCAGACCAGGGGCCAGCGGGATTTTTTGCTGTGACAATAAAGTTGCCGCGTACATCAACCAGGGTGGTGATCATGTAAAACGTTCCCTCGTGATAGCGGATTGTGGGTGCATAAATGCCGCGTGAGGTTTTTTGCTTGTAGAGTGGTAATTGCGAAGGGGTAACCAATACATGGCCAAGCGATTTCCAATTCACCAAATCCTTGCTGTGAAAAATGGGTACGCCGGGTGAATACGAAAACGAAGAGGTCACTAGATAATAGTCATCGCCCGCGCGGGTAATACTGGGGTCGGGATAAAACCCGGCAAGCACCGGATTTTGAAATTGGCCTTGTGCTGGTTTTTGTGCAAAGACAGTATCTTTTCCTTCATAGGTAAATTGGTAAAAATTTACCGTTGGCGAATCACTCGCAAATGCACTTAATGAAAAAACATTGGCGATTAAAAAACAGCTCAGTGATTTGGTATTCATTTATTTACCTCATGCGAAGAAAAAAATGGGCAATCACTTGCATGATTGCCCACTGTGAGAGTGTTTAGTGCAGTGCTAACAATTAATTACACGCACTGCCCTGCAATGCATCGGCATAGCCGCGCAGTGCGGGTTTGTCGTTGTAGTTGTTATCGAACAGCAATGGCCAGGCAATTGCTTGGCCGTTGTAGGCTGCGGTCGCGGTGGTTAACCAGGTGCTTGCATCGGTGGTACCCCACACAGTAATACCACCGCGTAAATTGGCAGGTACTGTATCCAGATAGGCTTTTACAATTTCGCAATAACGTTTTTTCTGTGCGAGT belongs to Cellvibrio sp. pealriver and includes:
- a CDS encoding glycoside hydrolase family 43 protein; the encoded protein is MNTKSLSCFLIANVFSLSAFASDSPTVNFYQFTYEGKDTVFAQKPAQGQFQNPVLAGFYPDPSITRAGDDYYLVTSSFSYSPGVPIFHSKDLVNWKSLGHVLVTPSQLPLYKQKTSRGIYAPTIRYHEGTFYMITTLVDVRGNFIVTAKNPAGPWSEPILLPEVGGIDPDIFFDDDGRVYIAHNDAPIGEPLYEGHRAIWLWEFDLEKQKIIKESGRVIVNGGTDLAKKPIWIEAPHLYKINGWYYLLCAEGGTGYEHSAVIFRTKDLSKPFEPYKGNPILTQRDLDINRPNPITTAGHADIVQTTEGEWWAVFLATRAYDKTAYNTGRETFLLPVNWKNGWPMILEQGKEIPYQLDKPKMSAATSANNKNIEPMTGNFIWQDNFSGSALQHHWVSLRTADSPFYALKNNRIQLQALNVTLDQLEQPAFLGRRQQHTRFSASTQLDVPSEKNQAGKVSAGIVALQSETAHYYFGATTINGKTQLFIEQANKSAPKVIRTLSPTDLGKPLQLAIEGDAGKISFYYHNKDGHKKPVLENADAKILSTEVAGGFVGTLLGIHARAE